The following coding sequences lie in one Terriglobia bacterium genomic window:
- the cas5u6u gene encoding type I-U CRISPR-associated protein Cas5/Cas6: MSLLKPATEFTQPSGHIIRFTFTRGRPPVCSTVAVAEAFRAAALSAFHAITGSRDSFLLAGHQPNGQPDKGHHHAYYLPQPTTDGALIGIVVVSPYLRFSGEELEALRIVRALQWNGPSTRICLELSDADDQCFRQLASRWVSATPYVPLRRFWGTHGKRHLAPENQLRQELEQVANCEPGDIHLARWGDIRVRMARRNANNGLSLSNRLAFTGKLHTEKPICGPVALGHSCHFGLGLFVPVTLSADEQ, encoded by the coding sequence ATGAGCCTTCTCAAACCTGCTACAGAATTCACCCAGCCCTCGGGTCACATAATTCGTTTTACCTTTACTAGGGGACGACCACCGGTGTGTTCCACCGTCGCGGTGGCTGAAGCATTCCGCGCGGCAGCATTGTCCGCTTTTCATGCAATTACCGGGAGCAGGGACTCGTTCCTGTTGGCGGGCCATCAACCAAATGGCCAACCTGACAAGGGCCATCATCACGCCTACTACTTGCCTCAACCAACTACGGACGGAGCACTTATCGGAATTGTTGTCGTGAGCCCATATCTGCGCTTTTCCGGGGAAGAGTTGGAGGCACTGAGAATTGTGAGGGCACTTCAGTGGAACGGTCCTTCCACCAGGATTTGCCTGGAACTTTCTGATGCCGATGACCAGTGTTTCCGGCAACTTGCGTCCCGGTGGGTTAGCGCAACGCCCTATGTACCGCTGCGTCGATTTTGGGGAACACATGGGAAGCGTCATCTAGCTCCAGAAAACCAGCTTCGCCAGGAATTAGAACAGGTCGCAAATTGCGAGCCCGGGGACATACATCTCGCTCGCTGGGGTGACATTCGCGTGCGGATGGCTAGACGGAACGCGAACAACGGGCTTTCGCTGTCCAATCGACTGGCGTTTACCGGCAAGTTGCATACGGAAAAGCCAATCTGCGGGCCCGTCGCCCTCGGGCACTCCTGCCACTTCGGCCTCGGCCTGTTTGTGCCAGTCACGCTTTCGGCGGATGAACAATGA